Below is a genomic region from Bacillus thermozeamaize.
GCGGGTGTTGTTTGATCTGTTGGACGCTGTGGGTGACGTTTTCCTCGACACTGGAAAACCCCGTCAGCCACTGTTTGATAGGGATTCCGGCGCGGATCAGGGTTTGGAAGGTCTCTTCCGGGATCCCGCTTTCCCGCGCCTTTTCCACTATGGTGTTTGCTTCCAATCCGATCATCCCACAGTCGTGATGGCCAATCACAGCCACTTCGCGGGCGTTCAATTGATAGACTGCGACAAGGATGCTCCGCATGATGCTGCCAAAAGGATGGGAGACGGTGGCGCCCGCGTTTTTGATCATCTTGACGTCCCCGTTGCGAAGGTTCATCGCCCGCGGCAACAGTTCGATCAGGCGGGTATCCATGCAGGTAAGAATGACCATTTTCTTGTTCGGGAATTTTGTCGTCCGCAGGCCTTCGTACTCCCGATTTTCGACGAAGCTCCGGTTGAATTCCAGAATGTCATGCAGAAGAGACATTTTCACATCACCCTTTCAGGTTGCTTCTTTCAGGTCGGATTCAGAAGTATTCTACCACAGATGATCAATCTTTAAAGTTGGAACAATGCAAAATGTTTTTCCCGAACTCGAGGGGATTGACCTGACCATCTCCCGTGTCTGAAGCCTGTGGGCTTTCATGTCCAGGTTATTGCAAATGTGACACGAAAAGCCAAAATCCTTTTTCATTTCCCGGGAAACGCGCTTCTCGTCGAGGCGGAGCGCGGATTTTTTTCGCTTGAATCAGGTTTCGGCGTGGATCAGTTTTCGGCGGCCCACCCCAATGTACGCTTGACCGCTTTTTGCCATCCGCGGTACAGGGAGGCTCTGGTCGGTTCATCCATTTGGGGCTCGAAAATGATGTCGATTTGATGCCTGTCTGTGATGTCGTCCATCGTCCAGAATCCCGAGGACAGGCCTGCCAGGTAGGCGGCGCCAAGCGCCGTGGTTTCGGTGATCACGGGCCGGAGGACGCGCACGCCAAGCAGATCGGCTTGAAACTGCACCAACAGCTCATTTTTCACCGCGCCTCCGTCAACCCGCAGCGACTGCAGCCTGATCCGCGCGTCCCTTTCCATCGCATCCAGGACATCTTTTGTCTGGTAGGCCAGGGATTCCAGGGTGGCCCGGATGATGTGTTCCCTGGTCGTCCGTCCCGTCAGCCCGAAGATGGCGCCGCGGGCGTACATGTCCCAGTATGGAGCGCCCAGCCCGGAAAAGGCGGGCACCACATAGACGCCGTCGGCATCCGGAACTTTTCTTGCAGCTACTTCCGAGTCAGCCGCCCGGTTGAACAAGCGCAGGCCATCCCGCAACCATTGGATGGCCGCACCGGCGATGAACACGCTGCCTTCCAGGGCATAGGTGGTTTTGCCGCCGATCGTCCAGGCGATGGTGGTCAGGAGCCCCGAATGGGAGGAGACGGCTTTTTCTCCTGTGTTCATCAGCAGAAAGCAACCGGTGCCGTAGGTGTTTTTGGCCATTCCGGGTTCGAAGCAGGTTTGTCCGAAGAGCGCAGCCTGCTGATCCCCTGCCACTCCGGCAATCGGGATGGCCGCGCCTCCGAACAGCTGGACATCGGCCAAGCCGTAGATCTCACTGGACTGCCTGACTTCTGGCAGCATCGACATGGGGATGCCGAAAAGTTGGCAGAGCGTGTCGTCCCATTGCTTTTCGTGAATGTTATAGAGTAGCGTCCGCGAGGCGTTGGAAGGATCGGTGGCATGGATTTGGCCGCGCGTGAGGTTCCAGATCAGCCAGGCATCAACGGTCCCGAAGAGCAGATCGCCGTTTTCGGCTTTCTCCCGAGCCCCTTCCACATGATCCAGGATCCATTTCAGCTTGGTCGCCGAAAAATAGGCGTCCAGAACCAGGCCGGTTCGCTGGCGGATGGCAGGCTCCCATCCCTGTGCTTTGTATGTCTCACAGATTTCGGCTGTTCTGCGATCCTGCCAGACGATGGCCGGGCAGATCGGCTTGCCGGTGTGTCGGTTCCAGACGATGGTGGTCTCGCGTTGATTGGTGATGCCGATGGCGGCCAGCTCTTGCGGGCGAACGCCAGTGGTTTCCAGAACTTCATTGGCGACGCTGATTTGGGTGCCCCAAATTTCCATCGGGTCCTGTTCCACCCAGCCAGGCCGCGGATAGGACAGGCGGATTTCCTTCTGTGCCATGCCGATCATCCGTCCCGACCGGTCAAAGAGAATGGCGCGGGAACTGCTGGTGCCTTGATCGAGGGCGAGGATATGGGATGGCTTCATGATTTCCCCCATTTCTATCATCGTTCTATCCTAATTATTCTAACTTCTAACATGGTAGACCAGTCAGTCTATTCTGTCCATCCGTTTTTGGATCGATTTTGCCGTTTTTGGAAGGTTCCTGGAGCGGGTGGGCATCTCCGGACTGATGTGCCTTATGTTAAAATGGGCGTGGAAACGGAGGGCACACCGATGGCTGCACCAGATTTTGCTTTCCAGATAGCCGAAGAACTGGGGTTG
It encodes:
- a CDS encoding carbonic anhydrase, producing MSLLHDILEFNRSFVENREYEGLRTTKFPNKKMVILTCMDTRLIELLPRAMNLRNGDVKMIKNAGATVSHPFGSIMRSILVAVYQLNAREVAVIGHHDCGMIGLEANTIVEKARESGIPEETFQTLIRAGIPIKQWLTGFSSVEENVTHSVQQIKQHPLFPSHIPVHGLVIHPETGKLDLVVDGYSME
- a CDS encoding glycerol kinase, whose amino-acid sequence is MKPSHILALDQGTSSSRAILFDRSGRMIGMAQKEIRLSYPRPGWVEQDPMEIWGTQISVANEVLETTGVRPQELAAIGITNQRETTIVWNRHTGKPICPAIVWQDRRTAEICETYKAQGWEPAIRQRTGLVLDAYFSATKLKWILDHVEGAREKAENGDLLFGTVDAWLIWNLTRGQIHATDPSNASRTLLYNIHEKQWDDTLCQLFGIPMSMLPEVRQSSEIYGLADVQLFGGAAIPIAGVAGDQQAALFGQTCFEPGMAKNTYGTGCFLLMNTGEKAVSSHSGLLTTIAWTIGGKTTYALEGSVFIAGAAIQWLRDGLRLFNRAADSEVAARKVPDADGVYVVPAFSGLGAPYWDMYARGAIFGLTGRTTREHIIRATLESLAYQTKDVLDAMERDARIRLQSLRVDGGAVKNELLVQFQADLLGVRVLRPVITETTALGAAYLAGLSSGFWTMDDITDRHQIDIIFEPQMDEPTRASLYRGWQKAVKRTLGWAAEN